ATCATGAaggctcatatatgtttggcacagttttatgccggatgcccttcctcacgcaaccctctgcatttatccgggcttggaaccggccgacaggtagcacaatattgtgattcccaacgggctgcagatagtcaaaatgaagaagcaataaaaaaaaaacagtcagcacataaaatacacaattcacatactatctaatctatgttaaagttaagatcaaatgaaagcaattaaATAAACAGCCAGCatataaggtacacaaatcacatactacctgtgtgtaAATATAAAGGATTTGacaatttaaaggatatgtggatggaagggattcaaaccacaatggcacTCACTCTCGTAGTTGAAGGTGAGTCCACGTTTGATCTTTGGTCCTTGTTGTATACTCGatgtaggtaatgttgttagcgcgctaggctaacttgggccgagcagcttcaacgcgaacgatacggcaccaatttgggtactaagatgtactgAGATAAGACCAGTTCAATTTCCgataagtcctcacggccctcatcgtacaagttatgaagttactcccgttcgatgtttcttcaacatccatgacttgatcacaaacgcatcttgttgttagcaagctaagctcaGGAATACTAGGCCAATAAGCAAGTTTAATTTAACGTTTAAGTTAACGAacaatacggctccaatttgggtactaagatttcacagatggtgattttagtccaccgaagtcgtcgccaggagcgtcccacgtcgagtattcacaacattcggtccaaattctgcatgatttattgaattatgatTGGGCTGGCCAGAGCCACctgtttaagctgctaccagTTTGATGACCGGAAGCAAAAGCctcaaaaaaaacttttgaactGAACTACCTCACAAAATTACACTTTTAACACTGATCAAATTTAATGAGATGTATTGTCGTTAACTCCGTATGCACCTCAGCACTAACCGGAGAAATTGGCCATGTGTGTAAACTCATCCATCACTCCCTTCATGAAGCTTATCGACTCGTTGTGTAATGATGGCCTGCAGATTTTGGCTGAATCTTCCTTTGTGCCAGTCAACCATTTCTTTGCTTGGAAGcccctgataaaaaaaaaaaaatgtatgagcGAAAGCTGAATAAATTACAGTAATGTTGCATTCTAGCTGTACACCATTCAACATACTGTATGATGAGAGCTGACTACAAATGACTATCAGTGTTGAAAAGGACAATATTCACATTAGCAACAAGTGATCACCTTGGCAAAGAGTCTAAACGTGTCTTGGTGTTGTCCACTGATGATAATATGTCGAGTTTGTCTGTAACCATGCCCTCTCCAATCCACAGGCCAGGCCCAATTTCTGCCTTTCCTCCTGTCCTTGAGGAACAGTCCATTGACACCGTGTCTCCTCTTGGCTGGTCTAGCAGATGATCGAAAGAATCCCCTCTACCCGAAGAACATTTTACAAAGTCTTGAGACATCTTGAAGGAGTCAGCCTAAGCGATGAAGACAAACCTGAATATCTTACATGTCTAAATATTAATCGGGCTATAGATTTTGGATGagctggaaaaaacaaacaaaccccacAATACTCCAACAGCTTAATGATCTCTTCTTCATACACTGAATTAATGGCATATTGCTTCTCCAGCTCCGACCAATTCACTGCTTTACTTAGCACACCCTACacaagcgcaaaaaaaaaaaaaaaaagtcaaggttTAACAGTTCTTGAAATGTATTTGCAATTGGCATTCCAGGGAAAGATAATTATTTGAATATCTCTAATGTCCAATATAAATAAACTTGTACATGTAAAATTACCTCTTACGCAcattgatacagtgaagaaaatgtctACATGTCCattctgagagagataatctaaaaagaaaaatccaaaaatcgcaatgtatgatttttttaactgatttatttgtgtgatatagctgcaaataagtatttgaacacctatcagaaagaattctgaccctcaaagacctgttagtccacctttataagtccacctccactccatgtattatcctgaatcagatgtacctgtgtgaggtcgtttgctgtataaagacacctgtccaccccatacaatcaataagactcaaacttgtaacatggtcaagaccaaagagctgtccaaagacaccagggacaaaattgtacaactccacagggctggaaagggctaaggaGAAAATgtgaagcagcttggtggaaaaaaggttaacagttggagcaatcattagaaaattgaagaagctaaacacaaCAGTTAatgtcaatcggagtggagccccatgcaagatatcacctcgtggggtctcaatgatccttaaaaaggtgaggaatcagcccaggactacatgacaggatttcaatgatctgaaaagagctgggaccactgtttccaaggtgactgttggtaatacacgaagacgtcatggtttgaaatcatgcatggtacggaaggttcTCCTACTTAAAGCAGCATATGTCAAGggccgttttaagtttgccaatgaccattttgatgatacagagaaCTCATGGGAGAgcgttttatggtcagatgagaccaatatggaactttttggtcagaattccagtgtgtaaggaggaagacgaatgctgagttccatcccatgaacaccatccctactgtgaagcatggggtggtagcatcatgctttgggggtgtttttctgcacatgggacaggacgactgcactgtattaaggagaggatgaccgcatgtgttgtgacattttggggaataacctctttccctcagtcatagcattgaagatgggtcgtggctgggtctttcaacatgaaaatgactcaaagcacacagccaggaaaaccaaaaagTGGCTCTGGAAGAAGCaggtcaaggttctggcgtggactagccagtctccagacctaaacccaacagaaaatctttggggaGAGCTGAAacgctgtgtttctcagtgatagcccagaaacctgtctgatttagagaagatgtgtggaggggtgggccaaaatccctcctgcagtgtgtgcaaacctggtaaagTACAGGAAACAATtgaactctgtaattgcaaacaaaggctactgtaccagggcggcatggtggtctcagctggaaaagcgttggcctcacagttctgaggtcccgggttcaatccccgcctttgtggagtttgcatgttctccccatgcctgcgtgggttttctccgggcactctttTTTTCAcgttctccagtttcctcccacatctcaaaaacatgcaatattaattggacactctaaattgccccgtgattgtgagtgtggctgtttgtcttgatgtgccctgcgattggatggcaaccagttcagggtataccccgcctcctgcccgttgacagctggcataggctccagcactccctgcgaccctcgtgaggataagcggtgaagaaaatggatggatgggctactgtaccaaatattaacatcggttttctcaggtgttcaaatacatatttgcagctgtatcacatgaataaattgttaaaaaaaaaaaaaatcatacattgggatttctggatttttctttttagattatctctcttcttacggccatgctaccatGAGAATgaccgatctcgtcagatctcgaaagctaagcgggtttggccctggttagtccttggatgggagaccgcctgggaataccaggtggtgtaagcttctctccccagctaaatgcagaggggttgtgtcaggaagggcatacagtgtaaaactgtgccaaataaatatgcattaatctgagatgacacgctgtggctacctctaacgggacaagccaaaaggaaaagaagattatctctctcacagtgaacatgcagtacgatgaaaatttcagacctctccatgatttctaagtgggagaacttccaatatagcagggtgttcaaaggcttattttcttcactgtaaaatgtcaaaacaaaatataatgcaGCATGCAAAGGAGTGCATCAACAATTAATCAGACATTTAAGTATCACCATTTCCACCTTGCTTAATCTGAGTGTGAGGATTACCGTGGTGAAGACACTCGAGGCAGTGGACCATGACAGGCATGGAATGAGAGGGATAGGCTTCGGCCAATTAGTCACTGCTAATGACGACATCTTGAGGCAAACACAAACCATTAAcacattaaaatagaatttgtaTTGTTTGACCACTTCTATCTAATATTGCTCATCTGATTAGAGAAGTAAAATAAATCTGGATTCATTTGTCCTACACTCATGTTCCCAAGTAAATTTAAGATTCGTTTTTCATTAGTCTCAGTGAGGCAGCAAGAtgtatcagctggaaagcgttggcctcacagttctgaggtcgagaGGGTTCGATCCAGGCtgcgcctgtctggagtttccattttctccccgggcctgcgtgggatttctccggagacgccagtttcctcccacatcccaaaaacatgcgacattaattggacattttaaattgccccaagaagtgattgtgagtacggctttttgtctttatgtgccctgcgattggttggcaaccaggtTAAGATgtactaaatgtgtcaatgtgcgtgtTGGCGTTGGGTCCACCGAGCTTGGCTtcagccagggtggctcatcgtgtcgccgagctgggccgctttatGGCGTTTTTGTCACTCACGGCTAAATACGCCATCGTTGACAGCATTATTCATCCGtcgccgttgttcatcgcccGGCCGCGACGAGCCAATCGCGGTtttggctggggtggctcatcgtggcaGCGAGCCGGGCTTAAAGTGTTGTCGTCGTTcgcggctgagtgtgccattggcggcggcgttgttcatccgtcagcgttgttcatcgccccttcatcctagcagagactcttctgtcacataacacaccagacaccttccgccagctattccaacctgcttggacccgtttcttcacttccttaccacactcaccattgctctggattgttgaccccaagtatttgaagtcgtccttactctttcccctccatccctctcattcacgcacatatattccgttttggctaatcttcattcctctactttccactgcatgcctccatctttttaattcttcctccacctgctccctgcttttactgcatatcatacatacatacatacatacatgcatactacctaaaaaaacaaaaaaaaaaacaaaaaaaaaagtgcctcatTGTAATAATGTTATACTGGACAACCCCCTAACCCCCATTAACCTGTTCTATCAAGGTTTAAAAGCATATGTATAAATTTAATTCCCTCAAATAGTTAAACGAATAGAAAGATTTTAATGACAGAATGTGGAATGATTGTCACTTACATATCCCCCCATGGAAATACCAGTCATTCCAACCGGTGAGTACCCCTCGCTTTCAAGCCAATGAAGCAGCACAGAGGACTCCAAGATCAGAGCTCCACCCATCACAAACAGGTCTGAGACATTCTTGAGACAGGATCGTCTAAAAAACAGAAGCAGATATCATGTAGTTCTCGATTAGCATAAATATATGTTAGAGACTTGGGATTTAAAAACTCTAAAATACAGTGAGTAAGCAATTGAAATAACTCATACACTGCCATGGAGAATTGCGTTCATCAACTGGAATGCACGTATTTATAAACTACAGATGTAAGAGGGTCTCACCAATCTTGTCTGTGAAATATTGGTTTGTAAACCACTGTAATCACAAACAGATCCCTAGAGATGACGTATTGCATCACTTTCGATTTCAGAACAGAACAATTTTTGAGGAGAATATCAAGATTGGGCTCGGCTCTCACCCAATCAATTAGTCAGTTATTTGGGAGAAAAATGCCAAAAAGTTGGCAGTCAGACAAGTTTAGGTACACAACACTTGAACAGAGTATGAATATCTGGTATAAACAGCATGTGTTGTGGCAGGTTGTAGAAAGTGTGAGAAACTGTGAGAAAAGATGACAGTCCATGAAACTCAAGTTCTTGAGTATTGTGGTGAGTCAGCATCACTCACAGTCCATTTCTTAGTTTTATGTATgtaatatgtttttaatttccatcaaaatcccattttctattttattttgttgattaATAGaagtcacaaaagcaaaaaaaaaaatattagcactgctgattattaaaaaaaaagctagaaaCAATTGTGAAAGAAGGTTGTTTAACCTTTTGGTAGGTTGACTGCTAATATTATCATCTCAAACACAATATTCTATGGGTTTTGattgttaaaaaattaaaacagcacAATATGGTAAATGTTGGTTTGAAAACAGCTGTCCGATGAGTCAATGATTTTGTTGCTAAACGAGATTTGAATCATGACTACACATCATGGCTAACTGGGTGTAGAGATGTCAATGTGTATGGATAGTTGTATGTTTCAGTGTGTAAAGAGTTCTACACTTACAACTGGTCTTTTGGTTTACGATAGCCATGTGAAAAAGTAAgtcaaaggaaaacatttttggaagcagaaagacaatgaaacaaaaacacatgaccAGTAGAAATAATTCTGATAATCTATTCAATGGTACAAAAATTTATGAACAAGAACATTTTAACACTGCATAATGAAAGGGCAGcttgtgtaaaaatatttgtattacagTGGAGTGACACAAACTGGAAACGGGACAACTATGTCTCTTTCACTCCAAAAACTCCAAAGAAAGCTTAGGGTTAACCTTGTAACATCATGCAACATCATCTGTCAGTCCATCCgtcaatctatccatccatccattttctcatccacttatcctcacaagggtcgcaggagtggtggagcctatccaagctgtcaactgacggtacaccccgaactgattgccagccaatcgcagggctcatggagatagacaacagtcgcactcacaatcagacctagaggcaatttggagtgtccaattgttgttgcaagttttggggatctgtgaggaaactggagttcccagagaaaacccacacaggcacggggagaacatgtaaactccacagaaCAGAtggagccgggattgaatccagatcctcagaactataaggccaaagctttccaactgcgccaccgtgctgcccacttAACATCAATATTTCACTAGAGTCACGGGTGTGATGGACCCAGGTGACTCTTGGCGagaggagggtacaccctgaactggtaccCAGTCAATCGTCTggcagatttaaaaacaaaaacaaccattcacactcacattcacagctgagggcaatttagagtcctcaattaacatcctatgcatgttttgggatgtcagAGGAAACATGAGTACCCGTAAGAAAAATGatacaggcatgggaagaacatacaaactctacacaagcgagggcggatttgaacctgggtcttcagaactgtgaagcatatGTGCTTaccatttttcacttttccgTCTCATGGACACATGATTttactgaaaacatttccagagtgcaaaaaaaacaagagaaggATATAATATGGGTTCTCCAAAAGTAGGGAAGCCATTCCTGCTTCTTTGACCATGGGCCTGGCCATCAGGGTCCTTCGACGCCAGAAAAACTACAATGAGCAAATCAGGTTAAAATGACATTAAGTGTATGTGCATTTATACAAGTACATCCAACAATAAAGGATCTTACATGGTCCCCAGTGCCAGCCAAGTGGATACATACTGGTCTGTTGCCTTGCCATCTTTTAGGAACTATAAATTGGAACCTGAAAATGTGCACAAGCATCAATGTAAGTCAGAGTGTTTTGAatcacatccattcattttctctactgcttatcctcaccagggtcacagcgtgctggagcccatcccaggtatcttcgggcAACAGGCAGAGaagaccctgaactagtcgcatacagtgggtatggaaagtattcaaacccccttacatttttcactcaGTTATAGCGGGGATTTGATAAAACCATTGAATTTAACTTTCCCCCCATTAACACTTCATACATACATTAATGTATGGCTGAACTCCAGACATGCAGTCCCGAGATGGGATTAAGTTCTATAAAGTGAATCCtcactgcagccctccaccagttgAGGCTTTATGGCAGAGAAGCTTGACAaaagcctctcctcagtgcaagagACATGAAAGCCTGAGTGGAGTTTTCtaaaaaacacctgaaggagTCCAtgatggtgagaaataagattctctggtctgatgacaCCAAAAACTGACTTGACTATTGGAACAGATGAGGCTATTTACgtgtaaaatgcatttctactaatgaaagtttcacgttacgaaacaacttccggaacggattaatttcataagtcgAGGTACCACAGCACATTGACAAACTGGTTTCACTAAAGGTCCGAACACCCCCCGTCAGGTGACGTATTGACAAAGTTGCCTTTGGTAAGTCATATGGTCATTGGATCGCAACTTTACAGAACTCACCCAAAGCAACTGTCACCACAAATGAGGTTATATCACAAATATTCAGTGCAAAGTGGAACTTGACAAGGATGCTCATTCTCACCCCGCTATTCCTATTGcaatggtacctctacttacgaaattaatttgttccggaaATCATTTCGTCATGAGAacttttcgtaagtagaagcgctttttacataaAAATCACTTAATCTGATCCAAGCCCACCCCTcggccaaaaataagcattcaaagtacatgatcagaatcagaatcatcttaaatggcaaagtgttttaaaaaaaacacaaggaattttctccggcagtcggtacTGCTCTgctatgacattcagaacaaagaccaacatagcaacaagaacaaagaacaacagacaTTTCTGTGTATAGGAACTGTACATATATAAGacgtgcaaaatgtaaaatctatatagataaatGTGTTAATAGTGTCAATTGTGGAAAGGGAGAAGTTAAAAGGGACAAATCAtgcggtctacaaaataaaataaatacatccatacgtaaatataattatatatatatatatatatatatatatatatatatccattatctaccgcttttcagGGTCAGgttgcaggggaagtagcttcagcagggataacacagacttccctttccacagccacttcttccagctcttccggagggatcccgaggcgttcccaagcccgCCGAAAGACAgcctctccagcatgtcctgggttgtcctctgggtctctttccagtgggacatgcccagaacacctcactaggACGGCATcctggaggcatccgaatcagatccccCATCCACATcatttgggtcctctcaatgcggaggagtatcggcttgacactgagcctctCCTGGATggccaagcttctcaccctacctctaagggagagcccagacagcctgcagaggaaactcatttcggctccttgtatccgggatcttgttctttcggtcaagaCCCACAGCCCatgcccgtaggtgagggtaggaacgtagatcgactggtaaattgagagcttcgcatttcgacttagctccctctttaccacaacagaccgatacaaagtccgcatcactgcagacgctgcaccgatctgtcagtcaatctccattcttccctcattcatgaacaagaccccaagatacttgaactcctccacttggggaaggatctcatctttaacctggagagggcacgccacccttttccaattgAGGACCATaatctcggatttggaggtgatgattctcatcccagccgcctcacactcgactgcgaatcgctccagtgagagctggagatcacggcttgatgaagccaacagaaccacatcatctgcaaagagcagagatgcgatgcagAGGACATCAAACCGGACACCCCCTACGCCTCGACTGCACttacaaattctgtccataaaagttaggaaCAAAATCGGTGTCAAAGGGGAGCCTTGGCGTAGTCCAACTCTAAATCGGAAACGAGTATGACTCATTGCCGGGAATGCGAACCAAACCCTGACagcggttgtacagggaccgaacagctcgtatcagggggttcgggaCCCCATACTTCTGAAGATCCCAACAGGActcccgagggacacggttgaatggcttctccaagtccacaaaacacatgtagactggttgggcgaactcccatgcaccctcgaggatcctgctgagagctggtccactgctccacggccaggacaaataccacattgctcctcctgaatcagagGCTTGACATCCCGACAGACCCTTCTCTTCAATACCCCTGAGTAGCCCTAAccaaggaggctgaggagtgtgatccctctatagttggaacacaccttccGGTCACCGTTCTTGaaaaggggaccaccacccaattctgccaatccagaggcactgtccccaatatCCCCACGAttttgcagaggcgtgtcaaccaggacagccctacAACATCcggagcctttaggaactcctgGGGAacctcatccacccccgggccCCTGCCAACAAGgagtttttttaaccaccttggtgacctcaatcccagagatagaagagcccgcctcagagcagcAAGACTCAGCTTCCTTGTGGGATGGCATGTTGGTGGATTTGCGGAGGTCTCCGAAGTATtgtccccactgactcacaacatcccgagttgagcgtccccactatacacagtgttgatggtgcactgcttccaccTCCTGAGACGCTtaacggtggaccagaatttcctcaaggccgtcctgaagtcgttctgcatggcctcaccaaactcctcccacgcccggattattcctcagcgaccaccgaagctgcattccgctccGCCAGCCAATATCTATTCAgttgcctcgggagtcccacaggccagaaatggcCGAAAGGACTTCTACTtaagcttgacagcatccctcgcTGTTGCTATCcagttcgtgggttgccgccatcacaggcaccgaccaccttacggccacagctccagtcggccacctcagcaatggaggggcagaacatcgtccactcggactcaatgtcccccacctcctccggGATGtgtgcaaagttctttcagaggtctAAGTTGAAATACCTTCTGACAGCCGTCCCCAGCAGACCCTTCataatacgtttgggcctgccacgtcggactggcatcttcccccaccatcggagccaactcaagactaggtggtgatcagttgacagctctgcctctCTCTTCAcctaagtgtccaagacatgcggtcacaagtctgatgacacgaccacaaagtcgatgaTCGAACTGCGACCCAGGGTGTCCTGGTCCCAAGTGGACATGTGaccacccttatgcctgaacattgtgtttgttatggacaatccgtgataagCAGAGAAGTACAGTAaaagaacaccactcgagtactgatagggggggggggggtcttcccaATCACCCTCTTCCAGGTCTCGCcatcattgcccacgtgggcattgaagtcccccagaagaatgatggagtcgccagaggggggggctctccagcactccctctacggactccaaaaagggtgggtactctgcactgctgtttggtgtatAAGCACAAACAATAGTCAGGCcctgtccccctacctgcagacagagggaggctaccctctcatccaccagggtaaaACCCAActtacaggccccgagccggggggcaataagtatacccacacttgCTTGGCGTCTCTCCCTGTgggaaactccagagtggaacagagtccaatccctctcaagaggagtggtgccagagccaaagcggtgcgtagaggcgagtcgaACTATATcaagtcggaacttctcgacctcacgcaccaactcgggctctttccctgccaaagaggtgacattccatgtccctagagctagtttctggagccggggatcggatcaccaaggtccccgcctttggccaccacccaactcacattgcacccaacccctatggctcctctcacaggtggtgaggccatgggaaaggggacccatgttaccctttcgagcTGTGCTCGGCCGAGcaccatgggtgcaggcccggccaccaggggcTCGCCTTCGaggcccacctccaggcctggctctcGAGGGTGGCtccggtgacccgcgtctggtcaagggaaaccaagatccaatttttgtgaaGATCatgggggttttggagtcgtactttgtctgttccctcacctaggacctgttagccatgggtgaccctagcaAGGGCATGAAGCAccagccacgcctgtgtggagtttgcatgttctccccgtgcctgcgtgggttttctccgggcactccggttttctcccacatcccaaaaacatgcaacattaaatggaccctctaaattgcccataggtgtgattgtggctgtttttctctatgtggccggtgattggctggcagccagttcagagtgcaccccgcctcctgtccgttgacagctgggatcagtTCCAGCacccaccctcgtgaggataagcgacaaagtgtatattaaatgtaaatgtatattactaatacaaatactgattggaccatcAGGATGTGAGTGTCATAACATGGCacgaggcagaaaaatagtaggttcgctgatcaagaatttaatgacttaattgccagaggggggaAAATGCTCCCATGCCTGCTAATTTGACTTTTATTGATCTGTAGCGTTTTCCCAACGGAAGGAGCTAGAAGAGCTAGTGgca
The sequence above is drawn from the Syngnathoides biaculeatus isolate LvHL_M chromosome 11, ASM1980259v1, whole genome shotgun sequence genome and encodes:
- the abhd18 gene encoding protein ABHD18 isoform X8, giving the protein MRWTRDPDAWCWSMGLSRLDVFYRRLLLGKLFIGGWGKPEDLKRIFEFRKIIADRERCRSLVPKDYPVYINKTERETDCYIHDGFFISPLENLVPGILPTEAVKARFQFIVPKRWQGNRPVCIHLAGTGDHFFWRRRTLMARPMVKEAGMASLLLENPYYGYRKPKDQLRSCLKNVSDLFVMGGALILESSVLLHWLESEGYSPVGMTGISMGGYMSSLAVTNWPKPIPLIPCLSWSTASSVFTTGVLSKAVNWSELEKQYAINSVYEEEIIKLLEYCGVCLFFPAHPKSIARLIFRHRGFFRSSARPAKRRHGVNGLFLKDRRKGRNWAWPVDWRGHGYRQTRHIIISGQHQDTFRLFAKGLPSKEMVDWHKGRFSQNLQAIITQRVDKLHEGSDG
- the abhd18 gene encoding protein ABHD18 isoform X5; the protein is MRWTRDPDAWCWSMGLSRLDVFYRRLLLGKLFIGGWGKPEDLKRIFEFRKIIADRERCRSLVPKDYPVYINKTERETDCYIHDGFFISPLENLVPGILPTEAVKARRSCLKNVSDLFVMGGALILESSVLLHWLESEGYSPVGMTGISMGGYMSSLAVTNWPKPIPLIPCLSWSTASSVFTTGVLSKAVNWSELEKQYAINSVYEEEIIKLLEYCGADSFKMSQDFVKCSSGRGDSFDHLLDQPRGDTVSMDCSSRTGGKAEIGPGLWIGEGMVTDKLDILSSVDNTKTRLDSLPRGFQAKKWLTGTKEDSAKICRPSLHNESISFMKGVMDEFTHMANFSVPVDTSLIIVVQAKEDAYIPRAGVLSLQEIWPGCEIRYLNGGHISAYLFKQNIFRLSMMHSPDSARSILTSSSFSSVDALIRVTATCTVCAHPSMHALACVYFL